From Rhinopithecus roxellana isolate Shanxi Qingling chromosome 17, ASM756505v1, whole genome shotgun sequence, one genomic window encodes:
- the PEX13 gene encoding peroxisome biogenesis factor 13, translating to MASQPPPPPKPWETRRIPGAGPGPGPGPTFQSADLGPTLMTRPGQPALTRVPPPILPRPSQQTGSSSVNTFRPAYSSFSSGYAAYGNSFYGSYSPYSYGYNGLGYNRLRVDDLPPSRFVQQAEESSRGAFQSIESIVHAFASVSMMMDATFSAVYNSFRAVLDVANHFSRLKIHFTKVFSAFALVRTIRYLYRRLQRMLGLRRGSENEDLWAESEGTVACLGAEDQAATSAKSWPIFLFFAVILGGPYLIWKLLSTHSDEVTDSINWASGEDDHVVARAEYDFAAVSEEEISFRAGDMLNLALKEQQPKVRGWLLASLDGQTTGLIPANYVKILGKRKGRKTVESSKISKQQPSFTNPTLTKGATVADSLDEQEAAFESVFVETNKVPVAPDSTGRDGEKQDL from the exons ATGGCGTCCCAGCCGCCACCTCCCCCCAAACCCTGGGAGACCCGCCGAATTCCGGGAGCCGGACCGGGACCAGGACCCGGCCCCACTTTCCA ATCTGCTGATTTGGGTCCTACTTTAATGACAAGACCTGGACAACCAGCACTTACCAGAGTGCCCCCACCTATTCTTCCAAGGCCATCACAGCAGACAGGAAGTAGCAGTGTGAACACTTTTAGACCTGCTTACAGTTCATTTTCTTCTGGATATGCTGCCTATGGAAATTCATTTTATGGAAGCTATAGTCCTTATAGTTACGGATATAATGGGCTGGGCTACAACCGCCTCCGTGTAGATGATCTTCCACCCAGTAGATTTGTTCAGCAAGCTGAAGAAAGCAGCAGGGGTGCATTTCAGTCCATCGAAAGTATTGTGCATGCATTTGCCTCTGTCAGTATGATGATGGATGCTACCTTTTCAGCTGTCTATAACAGTTTCAGGGCTGTATTGGATGTAGCAAATCACTTTTCCcgattgaaaatacattttacaaaagtGTTTTCAGCTTTTGCATTAGTTAGGACTATACGGTATCTTTACAGAAGGTTACAGCGGATGTTAGGTTTAAGAAGAGGCTCTGAGAATGAAGACCTCTGGGCGGAAAGTGAAGGAACTGTGGCATGCCTTGGTGCTGAGGACCAAGCAGCTACCTCAGCAAAGTCATGGCCAATATTCTTGTTCTTTGCTGTTATCCTTGGTGGTCCTTACCTCATTTGGAAACTATTGTCTACTCATAGTGATGAAGTAACAG ACAGCATCAACTGGGCAAGTGGTGAGGATGACCATGTAGTCGCCAGAGCAGAATATGATTTTGCTGCCGTATCTGAAGAAGAAATTTCTTTCCGGGCTGGTGATATGCTAAACCTAGCTCTCAAAG AACAACAACCCAAAGTGCGTGGTTGGCTTCTGGCTAGTCTTGATGGCCAAACAACAGGACTTATACCTGCAAATTATGTCAAAATTCTTGGTAAAAGAAAAGGTAGGAAAACGGTGGAGTCAAGTAAAATTTCCAAGCAACAACCATCTTTTACCAACCCAACACTAACTAAAGGAGCCACGGTTGCCGATTCTTTGGATGAACAGGAAGCTGCCTTTGAATCTGTTTTTGTTGAAACTAATAAGGTTCCAGTTGCACCTGATTCCACtgggagagatggagaaaagCAAGATCTTTGA